The Silene latifolia isolate original U9 population chromosome X, ASM4854445v1, whole genome shotgun sequence genome contains the following window.
ggcAAAGCAATGTTCTTaaaagtcaaataccacaagaaattgtggggaaacaaaacaaaagcaaactaccattgtgaaactcaaacttattgatcccttttatccattgatgaatcttctcttttgttgcatggtggaaaggggacgacccttgttcttatctaggcaagagggggaattccgcgaacctacagtgtttctaacatcataaTCCTACTCTTGaaaaaagcatttagcgattgaggataaaagtaccctagtttgacacaacttggaggtgatttgttggtatcttTTTGGACTAAGTATCTTGAAGAAATAATATCCACTAGTAGAAAAACATTAATTTGCGGCTATTTAATTGAGGCGTTTTTGTCAGACAGCCGCAAATACAAATCcaagttttattttttttgtggAAATACAAAATTATTTGCTGCGTTTTGGCTAACAAACGCCTCAAATACTTCATTTGAGGCGTTATGGCCAACAAACGCCTCAAATAAGTTGACCTAGAAATTTCGCATTCTCTCAAGCTCTCAGTCAGTCATTCTGATTCCCTCTTACTCTATCACATACGCTTTCCGATTTCCTCACTTCTTGCTCCCtcattcttgaaacactttcACAGACCAGCTTCAATCGCACCACCCATCGCCGACCACCTCAATCGTGAACCAACACCGGCCATCACTAGCGACGGTGAACTTAAGCAAACCTCCTTGTTCTTGCCTCGTTCTTTTTATCCCATTGGTCGTCTTAAACCCTAGAAAACAACACAAAAGTTTACGCAAAAGAGGGAAAATGAATGGCGGTATTTCGATCAAGAGCATGGATTTACATAACTTTCTCTTCACTTTCCTCCAATCATTTTCTTGTCCATATCTTTGGTAGTGGTCCTGCAGTATTTGTACCGCCGATAAGGTTCATTCCATCCCTTTTTTTTCAATAATTAGTTATTGATTTGTTAATCCAATTACCAGGTCTCATTGTATCCATATATTTTTGTTGGATTTCCATAAATTGTGAATTGATTTTGTTATTGACATTGAATTTTGGCGGAATGTTTTAGATGCCCAAAGCTCATCAAACAGCTCAAGTCGAAAATGATTCAGGGTTTTTCTTCCTTCTTATCCCTTATGTGGATAGGTATACATGTCGTTCTTCTTACTCACCTCCTAttaatttcctttttctcttttctgtATTATACATTTGTTGTTCACTTGTTCTTACTTTAGTAGATTGTTTATTTTGTGAGACCAATTTATGTTTTAATTAGGTTAATCATTTAATTTCTGAGTTGTCTTGAATGTTTCCTTACAGATTTATGGGAAATTTAGTTAATATGTTTGGAATAATTTAATTCCATGTTCATTGTTAGATACCCTTACATATAAACCTCGCTTTCTGCTAGTTTTAATCTCCTCACATGTTAGCTATCTGTGACTATGGTTATAATGAGAAGAATAAAACATAATAAGTTTTAATCAACATTCTGGATGCTTAATCATTTCTTCTGTTCTATAGATTATTTATTGCCGATAATAACTTGCCGTGCATTGCAGCACAGACATTTAGTTACGAGTACATTAGAGATCTACCTATATCTTGATCAATACACTCAAATGACGAATCTGATCCTCCAGTACGTATATTTTCTTACATTTTCTTCTATGGAAAAACTCTTTATTTTGAGTTTCGTTACTTGTTCGTTTATCTAATTATTTGCATTAGGTACCTGCACTGACTTGACCCGAATGAACTGAGGTCTCGCAGAAACTCATTACCTCGTATCTAGAAGCTTTCAGACTAACTGTTTCTTTTCCAGGGGATAGGGACAAAGTGGTGGACTTCCACTGGAATTTGATAGATCCATGGACTCTGGTTAATGTATCAGATGACTTTTCAAGCTCTGCTGGAGGTGGAACATTGCAGGTAATATATATTTATCATCGTGATTTCTATTTTCTTCGGTTGCTATTATTGTCCTAAACTTGACATCATCTTGGAGTTGCAGATATGGCGCATCATAGACTTCCTGTGGAGACCAGAAGAATGAATTTTGGCTGAGCTGGACGAGTTCAGATCCAATGTAGCCCCTTGCTCGCCTACTCCTACCAAAGACGTTAATTATTTTGCCTGACAACAGGGATTCGAAGCTCCGGTGACACATTCTGTAACAACCGGAAAACTAAACCTAGATGCAAATGTAACGAGTTAACTTAAGTTGGGGAGTTTAGTGCTTAATGGACGTGCTAGTTTAGGATCATTTTGCTGTGCTATGAACACATTGTTGAGTCAGCTAGTGTAAGGGGTAGAGTCATTGAGATAATAGACTTGTTGCATTATTCTATTTGTATGTTTTTATTCTATTTGATGTATGAATAAAAGTAATTTAAGATTGCCATTCTATTTAAGAGTTATTATATTTAAATCATTTGTTTGGATCatttcttttgcaaaaaaaaaaaaaaaaaaaaaaaaaaaatctaatacCTATTTGcggtgttttttttttaaaaaacgccTCAAATAGCCTAATTATTTGCCGCGTTTTTTTGAAAAAATGCTGCAAATAGCCATTTATTTGCGGCGTTTTTTTAACGCCGCAAATAATTTTGCTatttccccccccccccatttgctGCTACATCAAAAACGCCGCAAAAGGGCCTTTTTTTGGAGCCGCAAATAAatatttttctactagtgatctacaatggaatgtgtacccttagattgcttcccctctagatgatttccgccacttagataaggaaagtggctattcttttgtagatgcatgcattacttgttttgtgtgcttaatgcttgggtgtatcgccattttggcaagccccgccttgccttgcaagaaggcatcttacctcatggatatcttgttgtgagttgaagaggcggagtgagacccgctaattatctcataccGGCTAGTAGTATTAAACAAcggtcctagttttagtcacctctttactcgggaggagcaaaggttcggtttggggatatttgatgtgactcatatttgtgcacatttagtcccctaactagcctcgtttccatgctttctggcacttattagggtcatttctatATTATGTTCCCCACTTTGCACATTCTATGAGGTTTTAGTGCCCTTTGTAGGGGAGGATGCTAAACCTTGCGCATATAGAAGCcaaagcggagctaaattgatcgcatctaacgaccaagcaacaaagaggatgctAATACTAAAGACCTATGTGAATAAATGAAGTAGAAATGGGGCAATGATGAGGAGCCCCATGACCTACCAACGATCCCCACAGATCCTTGGCGCAGTcaacgaagaagaagaagagctgaGCAAGAATCCGGGCGTCTCGAGCCCAAGTCAAGCGACTCCAGCAACAATCCGGGCGTCTCAAGCCATGATCCGAGCATCCCGAGCTCAGCTCGAGCGGATCCTAGGGCAACAATCTGGACGGCTCCTTctaggacttgcaaagcactaatcatcttcttagagacttaatcgtc
Protein-coding sequences here:
- the LOC141621792 gene encoding uncharacterized protein LOC141621792, coding for MAVFRSRAWIYITFSSLSSNHFLVHIFGSGPAVFVPPIRCPKLIKQLKSKMIQGFSSFLSLMWIGDRDKVVDFHWNLIDPWTLVNVSDDFSSSAGGGTLQIWRIIDFLWRPEE